Within the Gordonia westfalica genome, the region CATCTCGCACGGCCTGCCGGCCACCGCGTTCATCACCGACGACCTGCTGGTGATGAACCGCGGCAAGGTCGTCGAGTCCGGCGAGACGATGGCGATCCTCGACGCGCCGTCGAACGACTACACGCAGACCCTCATCGGCGCCTACCAGGCCATGGAAGCTGCGGCCTGACCCGCTGACTCGCCAGGCCGATCCGGCCGGCAGACAACACATCACACAACCATTTCTCACGACAGGAGATCGCAATGTTCCACATGGGTTGGTTCCTCGGAGACGGCTTCGGCATTCACCCCTGGAGCCCGACGAACGGCGACGGTCCGTGGACCGGCACCAACCACCTGGACTGGATGAAGCCCGACATCCACGTCGACATGGCCAGGAGCCTCGAGCGTGCCGGGTTCGACTACATCCTCATCGAGGACACCTCGATGGTCGAGGACTCCTACAAGAACTCCGCCGAGACCTCACTGCGTCGCGGCTTCATGGCCCCCAAGAACGATCCGCTGCCGCTGGTCCCGCTGATGACCCAGCAGACCAAGCACATCGGCATCATCCCGACCGTCTCGACCATCCAGTACCCGCCGTTCCTGGCTGCCCGCGCCTTCACCACGCTGGATCACCTCACCGAGGGTCGTGTGGGCATGAACGTGGTCACCAGCGTCACCGACCGCGTCGCCCAGAACTTCGGTTACGAAAGGCATCTCGAGCACGACGAGCGCTACGAGATGGCGATGGAGTGGATCGACGTCGTCAAGGCATTGCAGAACTCGTGGGAGGACGGCGCCGTCATCGCCGACCCCTACGCCGGCGTCTACGCAGACCACACCAAGGTCAATCCGATCGAGTTCGTGGGTAAGTACTTCAAGTGCCGTGGCCCGCTGAACACGATCCCGGGTCCGCAGCGCGACGTGCCGGTGTGCTCGGCCGGCAGCTCGGAGCTCGGTCGCGTGCTCGCCGCCAACTACGACGACACCCAGATCGCCATCGTCAAGGACGCCGCGGACGCAAAGAC harbors:
- a CDS encoding NtaA/DmoA family FMN-dependent monooxygenase (This protein belongs to a clade of FMN-dependent monooxygenases, within a broader family of flavin-dependent oxidoreductases, the luciferase-like monooxygenase (LMM) family, some of whose members use coenzyme F420 rather than FMN.); translation: MFHMGWFLGDGFGIHPWSPTNGDGPWTGTNHLDWMKPDIHVDMARSLERAGFDYILIEDTSMVEDSYKNSAETSLRRGFMAPKNDPLPLVPLMTQQTKHIGIIPTVSTIQYPPFLAARAFTTLDHLTEGRVGMNVVTSVTDRVAQNFGYERHLEHDERYEMAMEWIDVVKALQNSWEDGAVIADPYAGVYADHTKVNPIEFVGKYFKCRGPLNTIPGPQRDVPVCSAGSSELGRVLAANYDDTQIAIVKDAADAKTYRENIRARAAAAGRNPDDIKILFIATPTIAATDAEAQAAYEAAQAFRKTDKAIEYNLWNMSYTSGGRIDFGAIDPDTRVGDIDLSKQNGEYTSIAGLFGGREDETLREVVASSFQVKDMGLIGSPSTIADKMGEIMEEAGGDGFLFYLPTTRMNLAMISDGLAPELRRRGLIREEYTGSTLKENLRAF